The DNA window TTCGGCCCCCGGAACGGGCGTGATTGCGGCTTTTGTCGGGGCGGAAAGTGCAAGATCGGCGGGGTCAGCGCGCGAGCACCGCCGCCAGCAGGGCCGGCCAGCGCCGCGAAGAGCCCCGTTGGCGGCGGGCGTCGCAGGTAGGTCGCGCCGAAGAAGGGGGTGTCCTCGCCGTCGGTGTCCACCCCGAGCCGCCGCTTGGCGCCGATCATGCCGCAACGGCCGAGTTCCCTGCCCTTCGCCCAGGTCGGGATGGCACGATCTGGCCGTGGCAGTGACGACACGGACCCTGGGCCGCAGCGGCATCGAGGTGGGTGCCCTCGGCATGGGGTGCTGGGCGATCGGCGGTCCCTGGGCCGACGGCGTCCGGCCGCTGGGCTGGGGAGCGGTCGACGACGACGAGTCGGTCCGGGCGATCCGCCGGGCGCTCGACCTCGGCGTGAACCTGTTCGACACCGCCGACACATACGGGGCGGGGCACGGCGAGCGGATCCTCGGCCGGGCCCTGGCCGGCCGGCGCGACGAGGCCGTGGTCGCCACCAAGTGGGGCTTCACCTTCGACGAGGCCACCCGGCAGGCCACCGGGCAGGACGCGTCCCCGGAGTACCTGCGCCGGGCGGTGCGGGACTCGCTGCGCCGGCTGGGCACCGACCGGATCGACCTGTACCAGCTGCACCTGGGCGACCTGCCGGTGCCGCGGGCCGAGGCGCTGATCGGCGCCTGCGAGGAGTTGGTCGCCGACGGGCTGGTGCGGGCGTACGGCTGGAGCACCGACCGGGCCGACCGGGCGGCCCGCCTCGGGCACAGCGCCCCGCACGCCACCGCCGTGCAGCACACCCTGTCGGTGCTGCGCGACGCTCCCGAACTGCTCGCCGTCTGCGACAAGTACGACCTGGCCAGCGTCAACCGCAGCCCGCTCGGGATGGGCCTGCTCACCGGGAAGTACGTCGCGGGCGCCACGCTGCCCCGGGACGACGTACGCGGCCTCGCGCCGAGCTGGCTGGAGTGGTTCCGTGGCGGCCGACCCGCCCCGGAGTGGCTGCGCCGGGTCCAGGCCGTCCGGGCGGCGCTGACCGCCGACGGGCGCACGCCCGCCCAGGGCGCGCTGGGCTGGATCTGGGCGCGCAGCGAGCGCACCGTCCCGATCCCCGGCTGCCGCACCGTGGCGCAGGTCGAGGAGAACGCCGCCGCCCTGGCGCGCGGTCCGCTGCCGCCCGACCAGTTCGCCGAGGTCGAGCGCCAACTGGCCGCGCTGCGCTCCGCCGCCCTCCGCGCCGCCACCCAGCACCCCTGACCGTCCCACCGATCATGGACTCGCGGCGTCCCGCAAGACGGGCAAAACGTGGCACCACGGCCACCGCAAGCCGCCTCACCGCCATCGACGGCCAAGCCAACGTCGCCTGAACCGCCCATGATCGCCTGACCTGCAGGCTCAGGAGGCGCCGCTGTGCTCCTTGCGCACCTGCTCGGCCAGGTGGGCGGGCATCGGCTCGTAGCGGGCGAAGGCGCGGCGGAACGTGCCGGTGCCCGAGGTCATCGAGCGCAGCTCGACGGCGTACCGGAGCAGTTCGGTGGCGGGCACCTCGGCGCGGACCAGGGTGCGGCCGTCCGCGTCCGGGTCGGGCTCGGTGCCGAGCACCCGGCCGCGCCGGCCGGACAGGTCGCCCATGACCGCGCCGACGGCGGAGTCGGGCACCCGGACGACCACCTCGTCCACCGGCTCCAGCAGGGCCGGCTGGCCCCGCTCGGCGGCGTCGCGCAACGCCAGCGCCCCGGCCGTCTGGAACGCCGCGTCGGAGGAGTCCACGCTGTGCGCCTTGCCGTCGGACAGGGTGACCCGCAGGTCCACCACCGGGTGGCCGGCGACGAGGCCGCGCTCCATCTGGGCCCGCACGCCCTTCTCCACCGACGGGATGTAGTTGTGCGGCACCGCGCCGCCCACCACCCGGTCGACGAACTCGAAGCCGCCGCCCCGGGGCAGCGGCTCCACCTCGATGTCGCAGATCGCGTACTGGCCGTGGCCCCCGGACTGCTTGACGTGCCGGCCGTGCCCCTTCGCGGGCGCGGTGAGGGTCTCCCGGCACGCCACCCGCACCGGCTCGGTGTCCAGCTCGACACCGCCGCCGCGCAGCCGGTCGAGCACCACGTCCGCGTGCGCCTCGCCCATCGTCCACAGCACCAGCTGGTGGGTCTCCGGGTTGCGCTCCAGCCGCAGCGTCGGGTCGCCCGCCACCAGCCGGGCCAGGTTGCGGGCCAGGGCGTCCTCGTCGGCCCGGCTGCGCGCGACGATCGCCACCGGCAGCAGCGGCTCCGGCATGTCCCACGGCGCCACCAGCAACGGGTCGTCCTTGGCGGAGATCGTGTCGCCGGTCTCCGCGCTGCCCGACTTGGTGATCGCGCAGATGTCGCCGGCCACGCACAGGGGCACCTCGCGCAGGGCCGCCCCGAGCGGGCTGTAGAGGTGCCCGACCCGCTCGTCGGCGTCGTGGTCGGGGTGCCCGCGCTCGGTCATGCCGTGCCCGGCGACGTGGACGGTGTGCTCCGGGCGCAGCGTGCCGGAGAAGACCCGGACCAGCGAGACCCGCCCGACGTGCCGGTCGACCGTCGTCTTGACCACCTCGGCGACGAGCGGGCCGTCCGGGTCGCAGGTCAGCGGCGGCCGGGGCGAGCCGTCCAGCCCGGTCACGGCGGGCAGCTCGTGCTCCGGCGGCGACGGGAACGCGGCGACCAGCCCGTCCAGCAGCGCGTCCAGGCCCACGCCGGTGTCGACGGAGACGGGGACGACCGGGTAGAAGTGCCCCCGGGCGACCGCCTTCTCCAGGTCGGCGATCAGCACCTCGGTGTCGATCTCCTCGCCGGCGAGGTAGCGGTCCATGAGGGACTCGTCCTCGCTCTCGGCGATGATCCCCTCGATCAGCTCGTCGCGGGCCTCGGCGATGGCCGGCAGGTGCTCCGGGTCCGGCTCGCGGACCTGCGCCGGCAGGCCGGCGGTGTAGTCGAAGACCCGGCGGGTGACCAGGCCGAGCAGGCCGGCCACGGACTCGCCCTCGTCGTCCAGCATGGGCAGGTACAGCGGCAGCACGTTGTCACCGAAGACGCGCTGGCACAGCGCCACGGTCTCGTCGAAGTCGGCGCGCGGGTGGTCCAGCCGGGTCACCGCGACCGCCCGGGGCATCTCCACCGCGGCGCACTCCTCCCAGAGGGCGACGGTGGCGGCGTCCATCCCGCCGGCGGCAGAGACCACGAAGAGCGCGGCGTCGGCGGCCCGCAGACCGGCGCGCAGTTCGCCGACGAAGTCGGCGTAGCCCGGGGTGTCCAACAGGTTGATCTTCACGTCCCGGTGCAGCAGCGGGGCGCAGGCCAGGCTCACCGACCGCTGCTGGCGGACGGCCGCCGGGTCGTGGTCGCAGACCGTGGTGCCGTCGGTGACCGTGCCGGCCCGGCCGATGGTGCCGCTGGCCGCGAGCAGCGCCTCCACCAGGGTCGTCTTGCCCGCACCGGAGTGCCCGACGAGCACCACGTTGCGAACCCTGCCGGGCTCGGTCACCACCGGCGCGCCGCCGGTGACACCCTTCTCACTCTTCTGCGCCATGGGGCGCACCTCCCTCAGCCGGTGTTTGGTGGCGACCGCCGCGCGCGACGGGGGAGCGGCCCGGGCGGGTTCCGCGGCGATATCCTCCGGTGATCTGGTGGACAGCGGGTACGGGACGGGCGGACAGGTGAGCTGCCTCACCCCCATGCTCGATCTCACACCGGTTGCCGGCGCCGCACAAGACTTCGGGGCGGCGCGACGCCCGGGGCGTGCCGCCGCCGGGGTCGGCCGTTATCGTGGGGACCGCCATGGCGAAGATCTTCCAAGTGTCGGCCCGCGCGGGGATGACCCGCGTCGTCGAGCCGATCGCGCGCGGCCTGCTTCGCGCGGGCGTGTCTCCCAACGCGGTCACCGTGGCGGGCACCCTCGGGGTGCTCGTCGGCGCGCTCGGCCTCGGTGCCCGCGGGCACCTGGTCGCCGGCGCCCTCTTCGTGACGGTCTTCGCGCTCACCGACCTGCTCGACGGGACGATGGCCCGGATGAGCGGCGGGTCCACCCGGTTCGGCGCGTTCCTCGACTCGAGCATGGACCGGGTCGCCGACAGCGCCGTCTTCGGCGCGGTCGCGTACTGGCTGGCCACCCAGGGCGACCACGCCGGCGTCGCCGCCGCGCTGCTCTGCCTGGCCGCCGGGGGCCTGGTCTCCTACGTCAAGGCCCGCGCCGAGGGGCTCGGGATGACCTGCAACGTGGGCATCGCCGAGCGCACCGAGCGGCTGCTCATCGTCGGCGTCGGCGGGCTGCTCACCGGCCTCGGCGTCCCGTACGCCCTCCAGATCGCGCTCTGGCTGCTGGCCGCCGTCTCGGTCTTCACCGTGGGCCAGCGGATACGGCACGTGTACCGGCAGGCGCGCGAGGTCACCCCGAGCGGGCAGCCGGGGTGAACCTCACCGAGCTCGGCTACGTCGCCGGCTGGCGCCTGGTCCGCGCGCTGCCCCGGCCCGTGGCCGCCGCGGCCTTCCGCGTGGGCGCCGACCGCGCCCACCGCTCCGGCGGGGCGGGTACGGCCCGGCTGCGCGCCAACCTGCGCCGGGTGGTCGGCCCCGGGCTGCCCGAGGCCGAGCTGGACGACCTGCTCCGGCGGGGCCTGCGCTCGTACGCCCGGTACTGGATGGAGGCGTTCCGGCTGCCGGCGCTGAGTCGGGAGCAGATCCTCACCGGGTTCCGGCTCGACCCGGCGGGGGTCGAGTCGCTCGGCGCCGACGTCGCCGCCGGCCGGGGAGCCGTCGTGGCGCTGCCGCACGCCGGCAACTGGGACGCCGCCGGCGCCTGGGTGGCGGCCACCGGCTGGCCGATCACCACCGTCGCCGAGCGGCTCAAGCCGGAGGGCGTCTACCAGCGCTTCCTGGCCTTCCGCCGGAGCCTGGGCATGGAGATCCTGCCCACCTCCGGTGGTGCACGGCCCGCGTTCGACGTGCTGGTGGACCGGCTGCGGGCCGGC is part of the Micromonospora olivasterospora genome and encodes:
- a CDS encoding aldo/keto reductase — encoded protein: MAVTTRTLGRSGIEVGALGMGCWAIGGPWADGVRPLGWGAVDDDESVRAIRRALDLGVNLFDTADTYGAGHGERILGRALAGRRDEAVVATKWGFTFDEATRQATGQDASPEYLRRAVRDSLRRLGTDRIDLYQLHLGDLPVPRAEALIGACEELVADGLVRAYGWSTDRADRAARLGHSAPHATAVQHTLSVLRDAPELLAVCDKYDLASVNRSPLGMGLLTGKYVAGATLPRDDVRGLAPSWLEWFRGGRPAPEWLRRVQAVRAALTADGRTPAQGALGWIWARSERTVPIPGCRTVAQVEENAAALARGPLPPDQFAEVERQLAALRSAALRAATQHP
- a CDS encoding elongation factor G-like protein EF-G2 yields the protein MAQKSEKGVTGGAPVVTEPGRVRNVVLVGHSGAGKTTLVEALLAASGTIGRAGTVTDGTTVCDHDPAAVRQQRSVSLACAPLLHRDVKINLLDTPGYADFVGELRAGLRAADAALFVVSAAGGMDAATVALWEECAAVEMPRAVAVTRLDHPRADFDETVALCQRVFGDNVLPLYLPMLDDEGESVAGLLGLVTRRVFDYTAGLPAQVREPDPEHLPAIAEARDELIEGIIAESEDESLMDRYLAGEEIDTEVLIADLEKAVARGHFYPVVPVSVDTGVGLDALLDGLVAAFPSPPEHELPAVTGLDGSPRPPLTCDPDGPLVAEVVKTTVDRHVGRVSLVRVFSGTLRPEHTVHVAGHGMTERGHPDHDADERVGHLYSPLGAALREVPLCVAGDICAITKSGSAETGDTISAKDDPLLVAPWDMPEPLLPVAIVARSRADEDALARNLARLVAGDPTLRLERNPETHQLVLWTMGEAHADVVLDRLRGGGVELDTEPVRVACRETLTAPAKGHGRHVKQSGGHGQYAICDIEVEPLPRGGGFEFVDRVVGGAVPHNYIPSVEKGVRAQMERGLVAGHPVVDLRVTLSDGKAHSVDSSDAAFQTAGALALRDAAERGQPALLEPVDEVVVRVPDSAVGAVMGDLSGRRGRVLGTEPDPDADGRTLVRAEVPATELLRYAVELRSMTSGTGTFRRAFARYEPMPAHLAEQVRKEHSGAS
- the pgsA gene encoding phosphatidylinositol phosphate synthase — its product is MAKIFQVSARAGMTRVVEPIARGLLRAGVSPNAVTVAGTLGVLVGALGLGARGHLVAGALFVTVFALTDLLDGTMARMSGGSTRFGAFLDSSMDRVADSAVFGAVAYWLATQGDHAGVAAALLCLAAGGLVSYVKARAEGLGMTCNVGIAERTERLLIVGVGGLLTGLGVPYALQIALWLLAAVSVFTVGQRIRHVYRQAREVTPSGQPG
- a CDS encoding phosphatidylinositol mannoside acyltransferase — translated: MNLTELGYVAGWRLVRALPRPVAAAAFRVGADRAHRSGGAGTARLRANLRRVVGPGLPEAELDDLLRRGLRSYARYWMEAFRLPALSREQILTGFRLDPAGVESLGADVAAGRGAVVALPHAGNWDAAGAWVAATGWPITTVAERLKPEGVYQRFLAFRRSLGMEILPTSGGARPAFDVLVDRLRAGTVVPLLADRDLSARGVEVDFFGARTRMPPGPALLALHTGAPLYVAHMWYEPDAACGALEGPLVLPGAADAPLDQRVRALTQRLADTLAAGIARHPEDWHMLQRMWLDQRGAGDVGAAPVPAPPAADGTV